One part of the Sorangiineae bacterium MSr11954 genome encodes these proteins:
- the sbnB gene encoding 2,3-diaminopropionate biosynthesis protein SbnB translates to METSSHPALNLAIVKGKTCYDIIHGDIPGCIDVVREAYLAHGSGNSVNPPSYFLRFPERPNARIIALPAFLGERFRVSGIKWIASYPDNLQLGIPRASAVLILNDYDTGYPIAVLESSIISAARTAASAVLAAETLRQDKKVRRFGMVGNGLIARYIHRFFRGAGWELDEVVLFDTNPAESNAFEAMLRDQGERNVRCAASFEELLGSCDVAVFATVAATPYANDPSLLAHDPLLLNISLRDLAPELLLASENIVDDVEHVLKANTSPHLTEMKLGHRDFIRGTLADVLQKNVTVQPNKPIVFSPFGLGVLDLAVGKWILDASVANGSSPPMRDFFFEVTR, encoded by the coding sequence ATGGAAACATCGAGCCACCCCGCATTGAACCTCGCCATCGTAAAAGGCAAAACCTGCTACGATATCATCCACGGAGACATCCCCGGCTGCATCGACGTCGTGCGGGAGGCCTACCTCGCGCACGGGTCGGGCAACTCGGTGAACCCTCCCAGCTATTTTCTTCGCTTTCCGGAGCGGCCCAACGCCCGAATCATCGCGTTGCCGGCGTTCCTGGGCGAACGTTTCCGCGTCTCCGGCATCAAGTGGATCGCCAGCTATCCGGACAACCTGCAACTTGGCATTCCACGCGCCAGCGCCGTGTTGATCCTCAACGACTACGACACCGGTTATCCGATCGCCGTGCTCGAGAGCTCCATCATCTCCGCCGCGCGCACCGCGGCCTCCGCCGTCCTCGCCGCCGAGACCCTCCGCCAGGACAAAAAGGTCCGCCGCTTCGGTATGGTGGGCAATGGGCTCATCGCGCGATACATCCATCGATTCTTTCGGGGGGCCGGCTGGGAGCTCGACGAAGTGGTTCTCTTCGATACGAACCCGGCCGAATCGAACGCATTCGAAGCGATGCTTCGCGACCAAGGCGAACGAAATGTCCGGTGCGCCGCATCCTTCGAGGAGCTCCTCGGGTCGTGCGACGTCGCCGTCTTCGCCACGGTCGCCGCGACCCCCTACGCCAACGACCCTTCCCTGCTCGCTCACGACCCGTTGCTGCTCAACATCTCCTTGCGCGATCTCGCGCCCGAGCTACTCCTCGCTTCGGAGAACATCGTCGACGACGTCGAGCACGTGCTCAAAGCCAACACGTCGCCCCACCTGACCGAAATGAAGCTCGGGCATCGCGACTTCATCCGCGGGACCCTCGCCGACGTGCTGCAAAAAAACGTGACCGTGCAGCCGAACAAGCCGATCGTCTTCTCGCCGTTCGGCCTCGGGGTGCTCGACCTCGCCGTGGGAAAGTGGATTTTGGACGCATCCGTTGCGAATGGCAGCTCGCCGCCCATGCGCGACTTCTTCTTCGAGGTCACCCGATGA
- a CDS encoding VOC family protein, with translation MTAIDRITRLIGQHAVGVDHIAFAVPNLEAAIAWYVNVLGFTVEEKRETRGHHTSMLSAVLRAGPLTFVLTQGTTPASQVSEYIAHYGPGVTHVAIEVRNLLGVADDLRRAGVSFATDIIRSPGLLQIFTTRDPQSGLMLELVQRDGGKFSDESVVQLFRQLEAQGLY, from the coding sequence GTGACCGCAATCGATCGAATTACAAGACTCATCGGCCAGCACGCCGTCGGCGTCGATCATATCGCGTTCGCGGTGCCCAACCTGGAGGCCGCCATCGCGTGGTATGTCAACGTGCTGGGTTTTACCGTGGAAGAGAAGCGTGAGACCCGCGGACACCACACCAGCATGCTGTCCGCGGTCCTCCGGGCGGGCCCTCTCACCTTCGTGTTGACGCAGGGCACGACGCCGGCGTCTCAGGTCTCGGAGTACATTGCGCACTACGGCCCGGGGGTGACCCACGTCGCCATCGAGGTGAGGAACCTCCTCGGGGTCGCCGACGATTTGCGCCGCGCCGGGGTCTCGTTTGCGACGGATATCATCCGGAGTCCCGGGCTTCTTCAAATCTTCACCACGCGCGATCCGCAATCCGGGCTCATGCTGGAGCTCGTTCAACGCGATGGCGGCAAGTTCTCCGACGAAAGCGTGGTCCAGCTCTTTCGCCAACTCGAGGCCCAGGGGTTGTACTGA